From a single Daphnia pulex isolate KAP4 chromosome 2, ASM2113471v1 genomic region:
- the LOC124210404 gene encoding putative ankyrin repeat protein RF_0381, whose product MSFSSCDLPTGKLFLRKLLYVQHVDKAKDVTTEISELDLKINVLDYSFNFRDKDLEFPLNKKQVSGQSILDILKDSLPDFITNVWVYSNPLFQIFPVVPVRSGLFHAYVVFTTNKIPSSPSSEMWWSLEKNGKYIILQQSPNKTDIIDTTFDVNQGKIGPRLLPVEELERAEGNHGSLENLLESLLFSSQLGIHYHLLWANCQRFASYVFEKANGERKKWTSGTSGSVPNEKETLFGVSADTIRYNSFLQNELIPFYHAIVENEEMSVFESILANYTSESINKKDSQGYTLLEWAEAFSREHVKNYLITEKGAVQSESFHRNVLFIALQYLDSQDELNDPKLSFDGIDITSVNGTGDTALHCAIYGEKWKLTKKILEEMEKFAMPIVDAINHMGETALHLITKLTCPIETFKNILGKIHREKVDKADKNGCNAFHWATIICSPKKMKLLLKKGADIDAKTVDGHAAIHLALQGELNMTSKHQVVEQLLKYKAGNTTDTIDCTPLHRAVMWNDISPKLFQKILDRYRDNVTAQDNEGDTPLMVALYNQSETKAKELLKYSQVNVKNKAGWTALHYAAMWPDMPVDLFKEILDKSDDANAQDDKRDTPLHWALQNQSKGSAYQLLQLKNVDVNIKNNDKEMAIHLAANWWEMIPAKLFRLIMDKTNDINDVTYNGNTALIMALMKRSELKVKELLEHKKNVNGTFVEVINVNVKGSDDLTALHWAARWPNIPIDLFKTILTKSTDKIAKAKHGITPLHCALAKKSENAVQELLKQEAVDVVNVGNDNHRTGLHLASRWLDIPNDLFQSILNKSTNINAQDKDGNTALHLAVRFKSTSTAKKLLEIVDVNIRNIGNGSILHFAAVWPEIPLDLFREILNKTDNINNQVKDGSTALQWALMNKSETAVRELLNQNVDVNIKNNYQLIALHFAVAWPEIPIDLFQMILQKTEDINAKDKNGKTALDLASYYKSQDLIQLLEEFGKLSLTKQNRGE is encoded by the coding sequence ATGTCCTTTTCATCGTGCGACCTGCCAACAGGGAAACTCTTTCTCAGGAAGTTGCTCTACGTTCAACATGTGGATAAAGCAAAGGATGTGACCACTGAAATATCCGAATTAGACTTGAAAATCAATGTCTTGGACTACAGCTTCAACTTTCGCGATAAGGATTTGGAATTCCCGCTCAATAAAAAACAGGTTTCCGGCCAGTCTATCCTGGACATTTTGAAGGATTCTCTACCAGACTTTATCACCAACGTCTGGGTCTACTCCAATCctctatttcaaatatttccagTCGTTCCAGTCCGTTCTGGGTTGTTTCACGCCTACGTCGTTTTCACAACGAATAAAATACCCTCGTCGCCGTCCAGTGAAATGTGGTGGTCGCTCGAGAAGAATGGCAAGTACATAATTCTGCAACAATCGCCCAATAAAACGGACATCATAGACACAACATTCGATGTCAACCAGGGAAAAATTGGACCGCGACTTTTGCCAGTGGAAGAACTGGAAAGGGCAGAAGGCAACCACGGATCCCTTGAAAATTTATTGGAATCTCTACTGTTTAGCAGTCAACTGGGCATTCATTATCACCTTTTATGGGCTAATTGCCAGAGATTCGCATCCTACGTTTTCGAGAAAGCCAACggcgaaaggaaaaaatggacGTCGGGAACGAGTGGGTCAgttccaaatgaaaaagaaactctCTTCGGTGTCAGTGCGGATACAATTAGATACAATTCGTTTCTACAAAATGAACTGATTCCTTTTTATCACGCCATTGTCGAGAATGAAGAAATGTCCGTATTTGAGAGCATTCTGGCCAACTACACCAGCGAATCAATAAATAAGAAAGACTCTCAGGGCTACACTCTGCTCGAGTGGGCTGAAGCATTTTCAAGGGAACATGTCAAAAATTATCTGATTACAGAGAAAGGCGCTGTCCAATCGGAATCATTCCACCGCAATGTCTTATTTATAGCTCTACAGTATTTAGATTCACAAGACGAACTAAACGATCCCAAATTATCTTTCGACGGAATTGACATCACCAGCGTGAATGGAACAGGTGACACGGCCCTGCATTGTGCGATATACGGagagaaatggaaattaaCCAAGAAAATTCtcgaagaaatggaaaaatttgcAATGCCAATAGTTGACGCAATCAATCACATGGGAGAGACGGCGCTTCATCTGATAACCAAATTGACTTGCCCAATTGAAACGTTCAAAAATATCCTCGGTAAAATCCATCGAGAAAAAGTTGACAAGGCCGACAAAAACGGATGCAACGCCTTTCATTGGGCAACTATAATATGCTCAccgaagaaaatgaaattactatTAAAGAAAGGGGCAGATATCGACGCCAAGACAGTAGACGGACACGCCGCCATTCACTTGGCCTTACAGGGCGAGTTGAACATGACAAGCAAACACCAAGTAGTAGAACAGCTGTTGAAGTACAAAGCAGGGAACACTACAGATACGATTGATTGTACACCACTTCATCGTGCCGTTATGTGGAACGACATTTCGCCCAAACTGTTTCAGAAAATATTGGACAGGTATCGTGATAATGTTACGGCGCAAGACAACGAAGGGGACACACCTCTTATGGTGGCATTATACAATCAATCGGAAACTAAAGCGAAGGAACTGCTGAAATACTCACAAGTTAATGTCAAGAATAAAGCCGGTTGGACAGCGTTACACTATGCTGCAATGTGGCCAGACATGCCAGTTGATTTGTTCAAGGAAATTCTTGACAAATCAGACGATGCAAATGCACAGGACGACAAAAGAGATACACCACTTCACTGGGCATTACAAAACCAATCGAAAGGTTCAGCTTATCAACTTTTACAACTAAAAAATGTGGAcgttaatataaaaaacaacgATAAGGAGATGGCGATTCATTTAGCAGCTAACTGGTGGGAAATGATTCCTGCCAAACTCTTTCGATTAATAATGGATAAGACCAATGATATCAACGACGTAACCTATAATGGAAACACTGCACTCATCATGGCGTTGATGAAAAGATCTGAACTTAAAGTCAAGGAACTGCTAGAGcataagaaaaatgtgaacGGCACTTTTGTTGAGGTGATAAACGTCAATGTCAAGGGTAGCGATGATTTAACAGCGCTTCATTGGGCCGCTCGGTGGCCAAATATTCCAATCGACTTGTTTAAGACAATCTTAACAAAGTCCACTGACAAAATCGCCAAGGCGAAACACGGGATCACCCCGCTTCACTGTGCTCTAGcgaaaaaatcggaaaatgcAGTTCAAGAACTACTGAAACAAGAGGCTGTTGACGTCGTCAACGTCGGGAATGACAATCATCGTACAGGGCTACACCTTGCTTCTAGGTGGCTGGACATCCCAAATGATTTGTTTCagtcaattttaaataaatcaaccaACATCAACGCGCAAGACAAGGACGGCAATACTGCTTTACACTTGGCGGTGCGATTCAAATCTACAAGTACAGCAAAGAAGCTACTAGAAATAGTGGACGTTAACATAAGGAATATTGGAAACGGGTCGATACTACATTTTGCTGCTGTATGGCCAGAAATTCCGTTAGATTTGTTCAGGGAAATTCTGAACAAAACAGACAATATCAACAATCAAGTCAAAGACGGGAGTACTGCTCTTCAATGGGCATTGATGAACAAGTCAGAAACAGCAGTCCGAGAACTACTCAATCAAAATGTCGATGTCAACATCAAGAACAATTATCAACTTATAGCATTACATTTTGCTGTTGCATGGCCGGAAattccaattgatttgttCCAGATGATTCTACAAAAAACCGAGGACATCAACGCGAAagacaaaaatgggaaaactgCCCTCGACTTGGCCTCATACTATAAATCGCAAGATTTAATTCAATTGCTAGAAGAATTCGGTAAACTGTCACTCACAAAGCAAAATAGAGGTGAATGA
- the LOC124210408 gene encoding fibroblast growth factor receptor-like yields MKDYIYEKKEGELLPVKWMAIESLTDHIFSSQSDVWSYGILLWEFFSLGKVPYPGMNGRVLIEDLRNGYRMKQPKYSPNVFGELMRNCWQKHPKERPTFSQMAEKIEKYIELLTISDYLDMNEPCENVLAKEIDDPSPTYHLEIVKMQSNKSL; encoded by the exons atgaaagattatATTTACGAGAAGAAGGAAGGG GAGCTGTTGCCAGTCAAGTGGATGGCAATCGAATCCCTGACTGATCACATTTTTTCCAGCCAATCGGATGTCTGGTCTTACGGGATTCTATTGTGGGAATTCTTTTCCCTCGGCAAAGTTCCCTATCCag GCATGAATGGCAGAGTCCTTATTGAAGATTTACGAAATGGATATCGCATGAAACAGCCGAAATATTCGCCCAATGTCTTTGGAGAACTGATGAGAAACTGCTGGCAAAAGCACCCGAAAGAAAGGCCAACGTTCTCTCAGATGGccgagaaaatagaaaaatacatCGAGTTGTTGACGATCTCAGACTATTTGGACATGAATGAACCGTGCGAAAACGTTCTGGCCAAAGAGATCGACGACCCATCCCCGACTTATCATTtggaaattgtgaaaatgcaAAGCAACAAATCGCTGTAA
- the LOC124205187 gene encoding origin recognition complex subunit 6-like, protein MIPELAKRLGVTSDKAIRKAQEYERLLRLKTAASGFHIQGTTQMVVCLDLAASAENQTVDKDLSLKLSGLKNSAYRATKQTIKQVLGLNKDVTIKDVCVQLGCPEIVSDAENLLAKYSQQSTTGLQENMDHPGFKAAAIMSISKVKRMGVDKGRLHELSGLKKSVFDKLVLSMVTLGKEMQKEQVSKPKTTKRTHSFIEVVEAKAAAMDEEKRLYDAEQELPEIDFASWKRRMLEEANKGQ, encoded by the exons ATGATTCCTGAGCTTGCTAAACGTCTTGGAGTAACTTCGGACAAAGCAattag AAAAGCCCAGGAATACGAACGATTACTTCGTCTTAAAACGGCAGCATCTGGATTTCACATACAAGGAACAACACAGATGGTGGTGTGTTTAGATCTAGCTGCCTCAGCTGAAAACCAAACCGTGGACAAA GATTTATCTCTTAAATTGTCTGGCCTAAAGAACTCTGCCTATAGGGCTACAAAACAGACAATAAAACAAGTTTTAGGTTTAAATAAAGATGTAACTATCAAGGATGTTTGTGTTCAACTGGGCTGTCCTGAAATAGTCAGTGATGCAGAGAATTTACTTGCCAA ATACAGTCAACAGAGTACTACTGGTCTTCAGGAGAACATGGATCATCCTGGATTTAAAGCTGCTGCAATCATGTCAATAAGCAA AGTTAAGAGAATGGGTGTTGATAAAGGAAGACTACATGAATTGAGCGGTTTGAAGAAATCGGTGTTTGACAAACTTGTACTTTCCATGGTTACACTGGGTAAAGAAATGCAGAAGGAACAGGTTTCTAAACCGAAAACTACAAAAAGAACTCATAGTTTTATTGAAGTCGTCGAGGCAAAAGCTGCAG CTATGGATGAAGAGAAACGCTTATATGACGCGGAACAAGAGCTTCCTGAAATCGACTTTGCCTCCTGGAAACGACGCATGCTAGAAGAAGCAAATAAGGGCCAGTAA
- the LOC124204992 gene encoding glucose-6-phosphate exchanger SLC37A2-like produces MPHSAHDVPLGVAIIRKFGSCFCPNFRGSRPFIYRTSILLLTFFTYTAYHMSRKPISVVKNVLSQNCSGLIPPPGTHIDDDNKDSWCDWAPFDGKNSQTLLGTLDSAFLFAYAAGMFLSGFIAERVNLRYFLALGMLTSGFFTYLFGVSYSQGIHSLPYFFIVQTIAGFAQSTGWPGVVTAVGNWFGKGKRGLIFGIWNSHTSVGNILGSLIAGHFVESNWGMSFIIPGAIIGFMGFIIFLFLVTDPRSVGCHPPDHHGNRQEEIRSGYSSIEDESSSPGRNRNMRLYANGSTSSSASSSITIDPERESLLTPTDNSVDSTEVGTPDKVPSEITISSADILAKAPVSLNNPDFHRREKAIGFIQALRIPGVIEFSLCLFFAKLINYTFLFWLPRYINASTSFDASESADLSTLFDVGGIVGGIIAGVLSDVTGMSAVTCAVMLVVAIPMLFIYQTFGTISLASNILLLMSVGLLVNGPYALITTAVSTELGTHQSLRGSARALATVTAIIDGTGSIGAAVGPLIAGTVSDYGWDNVFYMLMVADVIALVLLSRLVKHEIERFRERRREMRFKRERMA; encoded by the exons ATGCCTCATTCCGCCCATGATGTGCCTTTGGGTGTCGCAATAATTCGAAAATTTGGAAGTTGTTTTTGCCCAAACTTTAGAGGATCAAGACCGTTCAt ATACCGAACATCTATATTGTTACTAACATTCTTCACCTACACAGCATATCACATGTCAAGAAAACCAATCAGTGTTGTAAAGAATGTTTTGAGTCAGAATTGCAGTGGTTTAATTCCTCCACCTGGAACACACATTGACGATGACAACAAAGACTCTTGGTGTGATTGGGCTCCATTTG atgGAAAAAATTCACAGACCTTGCTAGGTACCCTGGATTCGGCCTTCCTTTTTGCCTACGCAGCCGGCATGTTTCTTAG TGGATTCATTGCTGAGCGAGTAAATTTGCGCTATTTCCTGGCGTTGGGCATGCTCACGTCAGGTTTTTTCACCTACCTATTCGGCGTATCTTACTCGCAAGGTATCCACTCGTTACCTTACTTCTTCATAGTCCAG ACGATAGCTGGTTTTGCCCAATCCACTGGATGGCCCGGTGTAGTGACTGCAGTCGGTAACTGGTttggaaagggaaaaagag GTCTCATTTTCGGCATCTGGAACTCTCACACTTCGGTTGGTAACATCTTGGGCTCCCTTATCGCCGGCCACTTTGTCGAGAGCAATTGGGGAATGTCCTTCATTATTCCCGGCGCTATCATCGGCTTCATGGGTTTCATCATCTTCCTGTTTTTGGTGACTGACCCGCGCTCAGTTGGGTGCCATCCTCCTGATCACCACGGAAATCGGCAGGAAGAG ATTCGCAGTGGTTATTCAAGTATTGAAGATGAAAGTAGCAGTCCCGGTCGCAACCGGAATATGCGTCTCTATGCCAATGGTTCCACCAGCTCGTCGGCCAGCTCGTCCATCACTATTGACCCCGAACGGGAATCGTTGTTAACGCCGACTGACAACAGCGTG GATTCCACCGAAGTTGGTACTCCCGATAAAGTGCCTTCTGAAATCACCATTTCCAGCGCTGACATCCTGGCAAAGGCGCCGGTCAGCCTCAACAATCCCGACTTCCACCGGAGGGAGAAAGCTATTGGATTTATTCAAGCTCTTCGCATTCCG GGCGTGATTGAATTCTCCTTGTGCCTCTTCTTCGCCAAGCTCATCAACTATACCTTTCTTTTCTGGTTGCCACGGTACATCAATGCATCCA CATCCTTCGATGCCTCCGAGAGCGCAGATTTATCGACACTCTTCGACGTGGGTGGCATTGTGGGCGGTATCATTGCCGGCGTATTGAGCGACGTTACTGGCATGAGTGCCGTAACATGCGCCGTTATGTTGGTCGTGGCTATTCCCatg CTCTTCATCTACCAAACGTTTGGAACGATAAGTCTGGCGTCCAATATTCTCCTTCTCATGTCTGTCGGCTTGCTGGTGAATGGTCCCTACGCCCTAATCACAACGGCAGTCTCGACCGAGTTGGGTACTCATCAGTCGCTTCGGGGATCTGCACGTGCCCTAGCCACCGTTACTGCCATTATTGACGGCACTGGGTCAATCG GAGCTGCTGTTGGTCCTCTAATAGCTGGAACGGTCTCCGACTACGGTTGGGACAATGTCTTTTATATGCTAATGGTTGCGGATGTCATCGCTCTAGTC TTACTGTCTCGCCTGGTCAAACACGAAATTGAGCGGTTCCGCGAGCGACGACGGGAGATGCGCTTTAAGCGAGAGCGTATGGCCTAA
- the LOC124205069 gene encoding arginine-hydroxylase NDUFAF5, mitochondrial-like isoform X1 — protein sequence MSIKRLSLLVCPTQLQGYLYNGTRRMSQNSHNMNVFDRLAKKLQRDRTAKNEDYHQFNYIKDEVGNRLSDRVYDINRKFKKGLDLGCGYGHVSRHLTKDAVEELVMCDHSALVLEKASIPEDTTINCRKMVVDEETLPFEEESFDLVMSSLSLHWVNQLPSTFSQIMKCLRPDGVFIGALFGGETLYELRGSLQLGETEREGGFAAHISPFAAIRDIGGLLNSAGFTMLTIDTDEISVGYPSMFELMEDLKGMGENNASWIRKLHLHRDTMFAASAIYKELYGNEDGSIPATFQIIYMIGWKPDPSQPKPLERGTGEISIKDLYRLDEVVKNATENMVKQTAKEITHNLEDNDGKKM from the exons atgtCCATAAAGCGTTTATCACTACTCGTCTGTCCGACTCAATTGCAAG GTTACTTATATAATGGGACCAGAAGGATGAGTCAAAACAGCCACAACATGAATGTGTTTGATCGTTTGGCCAAGAAATTGCAAAGGGACCGAACTGCAAAGAATGAGGATTATCATCAATTTAACTACATCAAAGATGAA GTTGGCAACAGATTATCAGATCGAGTGTATGACATcaacagaaaattcaaaaaaggcCTGGATCTAGGTTGTGGGTATGGACATGTGAGCAGACATCTAACAAAG gaTGCAGTGGAGGAGTTGGTCATGTGCGATCATTCAGCGTTAGTTTTAGAGAAAGCCTCGATACCGGAAGATACGACCATAAATTGTCGGAAAATGGTTGTGGACGAAGAAACCCTTCCCTTTGAAGAAGAGAGCTTTGATCTCGTTATGAGTAGTTTAAGTTTACATTGGGTAAATCAATTACCGAGCACTTTCTCTCAAATTATGAAATGTTTACGTCCTGACGGTGTATTTATTGGCGCTCTTTTTGGAGGCGAAACCCTGTACGAACTGAGGGGTTCACTGCAACTAGGAGAGACCGAACGGGAAGGA GGTTTCGCTGCACACATATCACCCTTCGCTGCAATCCGAGACATTGGTGGACTTCTTAACTCCGCTGGATTCACCATGCTAACCATC GACACTGACGAAATAAGCGTAGGCTACCCTTCAATGTTCGAACTAATGGAAGATCTTAAAGGAATGGGCGAAAATAACGCTTCGTGGATCCGCAAACTGCATTTGCATCGGGACACGATGTTCGCTGCGTCAGCCATCTATAAAG AACTCTATGGAAATGAAGACGGGTCTATTCCAGCAACGTTTCAGATTATTTACATGATCGGGTGGAAACCTGATCCTTCACAGCCTAAACCCCTCGAGCGCGGAACAGGAGAAATATCCATTAAAGATCTCTATCGGCTCGATGAAGTCGTGAAAAATGCCACCGAGAACATGGTCAAGCAAACTGCTAAAGAAATTACTCACAATTTGGAGGATAACGACGGGAAAAAGATGTAA
- the LOC124205069 gene encoding arginine-hydroxylase NDUFAF5, mitochondrial-like isoform X2 yields MSQNSHNMNVFDRLAKKLQRDRTAKNEDYHQFNYIKDEVGNRLSDRVYDINRKFKKGLDLGCGYGHVSRHLTKDAVEELVMCDHSALVLEKASIPEDTTINCRKMVVDEETLPFEEESFDLVMSSLSLHWVNQLPSTFSQIMKCLRPDGVFIGALFGGETLYELRGSLQLGETEREGGFAAHISPFAAIRDIGGLLNSAGFTMLTIDTDEISVGYPSMFELMEDLKGMGENNASWIRKLHLHRDTMFAASAIYKELYGNEDGSIPATFQIIYMIGWKPDPSQPKPLERGTGEISIKDLYRLDEVVKNATENMVKQTAKEITHNLEDNDGKKM; encoded by the exons ATGAGTCAAAACAGCCACAACATGAATGTGTTTGATCGTTTGGCCAAGAAATTGCAAAGGGACCGAACTGCAAAGAATGAGGATTATCATCAATTTAACTACATCAAAGATGAA GTTGGCAACAGATTATCAGATCGAGTGTATGACATcaacagaaaattcaaaaaaggcCTGGATCTAGGTTGTGGGTATGGACATGTGAGCAGACATCTAACAAAG gaTGCAGTGGAGGAGTTGGTCATGTGCGATCATTCAGCGTTAGTTTTAGAGAAAGCCTCGATACCGGAAGATACGACCATAAATTGTCGGAAAATGGTTGTGGACGAAGAAACCCTTCCCTTTGAAGAAGAGAGCTTTGATCTCGTTATGAGTAGTTTAAGTTTACATTGGGTAAATCAATTACCGAGCACTTTCTCTCAAATTATGAAATGTTTACGTCCTGACGGTGTATTTATTGGCGCTCTTTTTGGAGGCGAAACCCTGTACGAACTGAGGGGTTCACTGCAACTAGGAGAGACCGAACGGGAAGGA GGTTTCGCTGCACACATATCACCCTTCGCTGCAATCCGAGACATTGGTGGACTTCTTAACTCCGCTGGATTCACCATGCTAACCATC GACACTGACGAAATAAGCGTAGGCTACCCTTCAATGTTCGAACTAATGGAAGATCTTAAAGGAATGGGCGAAAATAACGCTTCGTGGATCCGCAAACTGCATTTGCATCGGGACACGATGTTCGCTGCGTCAGCCATCTATAAAG AACTCTATGGAAATGAAGACGGGTCTATTCCAGCAACGTTTCAGATTATTTACATGATCGGGTGGAAACCTGATCCTTCACAGCCTAAACCCCTCGAGCGCGGAACAGGAGAAATATCCATTAAAGATCTCTATCGGCTCGATGAAGTCGTGAAAAATGCCACCGAGAACATGGTCAAGCAAACTGCTAAAGAAATTACTCACAATTTGGAGGATAACGACGGGAAAAAGATGTAA
- the LOC124205061 gene encoding threonine aspartase 1-like, with the protein MSQYGFVAIHLGAGCHSSKSEAIYKKLCKITCEKGAALLQEGKSALDVTCELVCILEDSPLTNAGYGSNLTESGEVECDAGIMLSLKHQRNTRFGAVSSLKSIKNPIMVAKEIILYQNEPRLLGRTPPLVLVGEGASDFAKNRGLNLVHNSTLISDKAMRKYKKYKERLEVSRKALSSGLKITVQPNPSQDTVGVICIDTNGDIASASSSGGIAMKLPGRVGQVPVYGCGCWAQHSSSGGVAVSTSGCGEQLIQTTLAKKLGQTILERGDPAFHLKELMCDEFIHSEMLSDDVYDRMGGVLVAYYSEDSIDFNMAFTTDSMVVGFMSTNHEKAIVRVSRNTSLATPTNANNSSHSSRLTMEGFIVKLIN; encoded by the exons ATGTCACAGTATGGATTTGTTGCTATTCATCTTGGAGCAGGCTGCCATAGTTCAAAATCTGAAGctatttacaaaaaactttGCAAAATAACGTGTGAAAAG GGAGCAGCTTTATTGCAAGAAGGAAAATCTGCACTAGATGTTACGTGTGAATTGGTTTGCATATTAGAAGATTCACCACTAACTAATGCAGGATATGGCTCCAATCTCACTGAGAGCGGTGAAGTTGAATGTGATGCAGGAATCATGTTGTCTTTGAAACATCAAAGAAACACACGATTTGGAGCAGTCTCATCACttaaaagtattaaaaatcCTATAATGGTAgccaaagaaatcattttataCCAGAATGAACCAAGACTTCTTGGTAGAACACCTCCACT tgttcTAGTAGGAGAAGGAGCGTCTGATTTTGCTAAAAACCGAGGTTTGAATCTTGTTCACAATAGCACTCTTATATCTGACAAAGCCATGAGAAAGTATAAGAAATATAAAGAACGGCTGGAAGTATCCAGAAAAGCTTTATCAAGTGGGCTAAAGATCACAGTGCAGCCAAACCCAAGTCAA gATACAGTAGGAGTAATTTGCATAGATACGAATGGTGACATTGCAAGTGCATCGAGTTCGGGAGGAATTGCTATGAAGCTTCCCGGCCGAGTTGGACAG GTGCCAGTTTACGGCTGTGGTTGTTGGGCGCAGCATTCCAGCTCCGGTGGTGTTGCTGTGTCAACTTCTGGTTGTGGCGAGCAACTCATCCAAACAACCTTGGCCAAGAAGCTTGGTCAAACCATATTAGAGCGAGGAGATCCGGCTTTCCACTTGAAAGAGCTCATGTGTGACGAGTTCATCCATTCAGAAATGCTGTCTGATGACGTCTATGACCGGATGGGTGGTGTTCTAGTGGCGTATTATAGCGAAGATTCGATAGATTTCAACATGGCCTTCACAACTGATTCGATGGTCGTCGGTTTCATGAGCACTAACCATGAAAAGGCTATTGTTCGGGTGTCTCGAAACACGTCGCTTGCGACACCGACAAATGCAAATAACTCATCACATTCCAGTAGGTTGACTATGGAAGGCTTTATTGTGAAACTAATAAATTAA
- the LOC124205016 gene encoding histone acetyltransferase Tip60-like, producing MKTEQSLSKMKEEIVDKDLFSDSTASVVEGCRLPVRMRNTEDWPLAEVLSVKDICNIRMFYVHYIDFNKRLDDWVSEDFLDTRKIQFPRKDGTQVGTGMSTPKKVGGTTGSSRPSSPLAASSASDLTVNGSALLAAAIQKRNGRKRKIGEKEEPSPGSIIPIPPAKKLIKIEKELPAIPTLPPTVVSDSCAVPTSDSVCEVGDANSPAPPSTPAPTTPGPRQSGSLVTHHDDVVTRMKNIQMIELGRHRIKPWYFAPYPQEMVHQACIYICEFCLKYRKSEKCLERHLMKCNLRHPPGNEVYRKQTISFFEIDGRKNKAYAQNLCLLAKLFLDHKTLYYDTDPFLFYVMTEVDARGFHIVGYFSKEKESSEDYNVACILTLPPYQRKGYGKLLIEFSYELSKFEGKTGSPEKPLSDLGLLSYRSYWAFTICDILMNMKPSSEGERPQITINEICEMTSIKKEDVVSTLQHLNLINYYKGQYVLILNEEAMKNCIKNKEKWKLHIDPKCLHWTPKDWSKRGKW from the exons ATGAAGACCGAACAGTCAttgtcaaaaatgaaagaagagatTGTAGATAAAGATCTGTTTTCAGATTCAACT GCATCTGTTGTTGAAGGCTGTCGGTTGCCTGTACGGATGAGAAACACCGAAGACTGGC CTCTAGCCGAAGTACTCAGTGTCAAAGATATCTGCAACATCAGGATGTTTTATGTCCATTACATCGACT TCAACAAACGACTTGATGATTGGGTCTCAGAAGATTTCTTAGATACGAGAAAAATTCAGTTTCCTAGAAAAGATGGAACTCAAGTAGGCACAGGCATGAGTACTCCTAAAAAAGTTGGAGGAACAACTGGTTCTTCCCGTCCTTCTTCCCCACTAGCTGCATCCAGTGCATCAGACCTTACTGTCAATGGGTCTGCTCTACTGGCTGCAGCAatacaaaagagaaatggaagaaaacgtaaaattggagaaaaagaagagcccAGTCCAGGATCCATTATTCCAATCCCACCTGCCAAGAAACTTATAA aaattgaaaaagaattaccAGCAATCCCCACTCTGCCACCCACCGTAGTTAGCGATAGTTGTGCTGTTCCTACAA GTGATTCAGTTTGTGAGGTAGGAGATGCTAACTCTCCGGCCCCACCGTCCACCCCTGCACCGACTACACCAGGGCCACGTCAGTCGGGCAGTCTTGTTACACATCACGATGACGTTGTAAcacgaatgaaaaatattcaaatgattgAACTCGGCAGACACAGAATAAAACCTTGGTATTTCGCACCCTACCCTCAG gAAATGGTTCACCAAGCTTGTATTTACATATGCGAGTTTTGTCTCAAGTACcggaaaagtgaaaaatgtcTAGAACGTCATctg ATGAAGTGCAATCTTAGACATCCGCCAGGCAATGAAGTTTACCGCAAAcagacaatttctttttttgaaatcgacGGCCGTAAAAATAAAGCATACGCTCAGAACCTATGCCTGCTAGCGAAACTGTTCCTTGATCACAAGACACTGTATTACGACACTGATCCGTTCCTCTTTTACGTCATGACTGAAGTGGATGCACGAGGTTTTCATATCGTCGGCTACTTtagcaaagagaaagaaagctCGGAGGACTACAATGTCGCCTGCATCTTAACATTACCACCCTATCAACGGAAAGGATATGGAAAACTTCTTATTGAATTCA GTTACGAGCTGTCCAAGTTCGAAGGCAAAACGGGCTCGCCAGAAAAACCTCTGTCCGATTTAGGGTTGCTGTCTTATCGCAGTTACTGGGCTTTTACAATCTGTGATATTCTGATGAATATGAAACCATCCAGTGAAGGTGAACGTCCTCAAATTACCATCAA cGAAATTTGCGAAATGACGAGCATTAAAAAAGAGGACGTGGTGTCCACCTTACAGCATTTGAACCTCATCAATTACTACAAGGGGCAGTACGTACTCATTCTGAACGAAGAAGCGATGAAAAATTgcataaaaaacaaagagaaatggaAATTACACATCGATCCCAAATGCTTGCACTGGACACCGAAAGACTGGTCCAAAAGAGGGAAATGGTGA